The proteins below come from a single Micromonas commoda chromosome 8, complete sequence genomic window:
- a CDS encoding predicted protein, whose product MANPPRTPSRTSALFAAAARGNLSSLRIVLEHGVGEGLNVDSPNSRGDTPLHEACRNRQWPIAAWLLAHGANPDLVNAFGQDASDVCPDAAAKDIYASILASNPIDASDVASFESTLESARARRAQEELEELERELLGGERAANEVPAGPAATTWRPTAADGRADGDSPSEFSFERAATPEAMGGHRVIARRMEADFDANAPSVEPSPNAASPPRMSAIDAAMESAMKRAKEVLRASPEDLLRAARAGAAADDDDDDPLSPEMFAHGSNADGTAMASAIKAELRSARKNMAEIRRRIDEEIAVASSPKRRTSVGSRTAVRRGGAVGGDDDPFPATETPPSTPPGTPGDAADLLRRMFGPAPRISVDGKRLDGDDDDDLEEASDPEEEVPIRRGVIRKAALAVTEQGVKLQHARRRIADLENAMKERDEFEANAREHLRSAEESARQLRTLSERLESEKKELARSEARRAELERDLDTVRGELETERGARRDAEARVVANGWDADDAKRSADQSRMEERRSAVAFAELTARLEDSRATLASTEAALREARYGLQTECNRAAASEAELFAVSTERDQIRLDFDDARKELETLRRGLEDASERAATFEARSEAFATEVESLKRRLAASKAQTTSALELGESAGAAVDRLELECQKRNAECARLAEENERLRKNADEEIERARKNADDRAAAFEAGEARARDLESKLRTTSADLDFVKARLEGAERERDCAENLLKESGAETERLRDLKEATALELGKNRALSESVFVLTEKLAAAEAELDATRAARDALGAEHESAKLALSTAHDAEEARRQRALRRVAGRLMHRGKSSAFARWREVADDAERARAALRRALGKFANASLAKAMARWRECLDSARESERAERLLKRHFGRFAGRSKACAFGGWRDEAKKARRLKVLGQKLLGRFDARFVRRLFQNWKVHLAQASKRNRVLGRVVDRMRGRVVSAAFDKWRGFIVERERLRRRIGRVLARFADRARARAFDKWASTVAERAAVRASLARTLARFANRAVAAAFATWTDSVTEARRLRSTLARVASRFSNRTLSAAWERWAELVREKRRMANALDRVVRKMRNRVVAGAFATWIDAVAESERLKAVLRRVAGKFANRRLAASWETWVATVAESERLRALLRKVAGKFANRRLAASWETWATACEARRAEDEERKRTASKVVARLAKSSLHRAFGRWAENVLEKRAAALEAEADERRRADVLNRAVRRLANRALAGAFATWRRAVDDSRRARLLELEDERVRLLGEREEVGSAVFENGRLTERVEALAAELESAKARISSAEARAEEAARAAARERVRARKVSDDCELIRKNAAARESELRIELASSGAGVGKNADAATVRELKARCRDLKAENKRAKDEIERVTAEAKKSVDDLNARLERANEAATKAKSARIRARKAGEARTQAEEDLAAANALGDALSAELREREEELRRAEASLAASREETRTVARAERDAASLLLEGKRVWESLERALRDQIDAAEARRLEAESRLASVASTAERRVRLAEEEAHELREQAQTQTRSASAGDDGEREDVESLRAKLQRALADAAAAEERASDAEAATRSAEAKIESMRWPKSLTSPGRADSDLSGRESSLVDRAADQRVATLRWYAAALNSRRASAVKRVASLEADLKKEMKRSEDAKRAMLEAAAGVRQRAMDAEADAAARHSLETDLAKLKADLAKARRMNVEGQMTRSSLRIELAEAKASAEALAKAMADAELPTDTPDAHRAREETVKRAATERGAAYERTSYRYAAFTPPASPQFMSPTVVSATKTVSGFYAKTPSRASSGAAINRGQQPRQPSPRRGDLRDPRAARPIDHPPGVGHAAHKPRTQSSDAAFRDILVGAADYSTDVPHALLRARLHAAHRAAHELRARCAEHAAAAASAKAEAANASVEAADAARAATEATAALAESTRHKSALESRVERAEGAVAAAESAAVDARSDAAASEADAAAARALLRVVVAREFKRSNSDSVAEESNADESNAVASPNPPQSAPRKDLDDERRPVDEDDDDLAMIRARLQVAEDAVSEALESRASSERALAEGASALAAVIAERNALAARCDACVAELGDARAWTARASAEVFELRLDADAQRRRGDECESIANRLDAELEALIKTSIKTSPHGASDGTYRRRSVEGVEAAALGAALAVNRARLAHARSAMRASEAEKLALAARVNDAEDRAKAAVADAERARAALRDARAFVVYASGGERSKADEEEEEEEEEEGDSIRRLEELEADRAALTSKLVDATRERSALEEVLNRERAKCVGERARADAASAALEAFASGWWTKPSPEEGRGWPAGPSSPEEDWSFFSTAAAAAAERARCFAIADANVELHARVAELVALAAAKANGRDDDANGHDDDDTKGRDEAADRAASAASSTAANLLRDLGVAVDATDAAAAARDAAATAAALKSELVEVTRALEGSTLEAEALRREMSAERERETRRRSRAEQKEDTKGSTERKGDPNLVGARLAEAEARLAAANARIAFLESALVRNGASAKDGTPLGTPLGTPAGTPTGTPAGTPPNSAARANTSNESLEDLRARLRSATRRADAAEAAAAEAEAAADAASHAAADADAACAGIRDAANARARAAEARAADAEERAAALADAIAGVEDAAAESVELRAELVKARTDLERCRGETAVGRFEAARETVQKLAAGDVDGAIAKAEAAMDASRDAARVWSERVASGGHSPETLGERARELLDAGGVAGRAREIMADALAQEMAGH is encoded by the coding sequence ATGgcgaacccgccgaggacgccctcgaggacgtcggcgctgttcgccgccgccgcgcgcggcaaCCTGAGCAGTCTCCGCATCGTCCtcgagcacggcgtcggcgagggcctCAACGTCGATTCGCCCAACTCGCGAGGCGACACCCCGCTGCACGAGGCTTGCCGCAATCGCCAGTGGCCAATCGCCGCGTggctcctcgcgcacggcgccaACCCCGATCTCGTCAACGCGTTCGGCcaggacgcgagcgacgtgtgcccggacgccgcggcgaaggacatCTACGCCTCGATACTCGCGAGTAACCCGAtcgacgcctccgacgtGGCGTCGTTCGAGTCCACGCTCGAGTCCGccagggcgcggcgagcgcaggaggagctcgaggagctcgagcgagagctgctcggcggcgagcgggcaGCGAACGAGGTCCCcgccggacccgcggcgacgacatggcgtccaaccgccgccgacgggcgcgccgacggcgactcGCCCTCCGAGTTTTccttcgagcgcgcggccaCGCCGGAGGCCATGGGGGGGCACCGCGTTATCGCTCGGCGAATGGAAGCCGACTTTGACGCAAACGCGCCCTCAGTTGAACCTTCTccgaacgccgcgtcgcctccgcggatgTCCGctatcgacgccgcgatggagtcGGCGATGAAACGCGCCAAGGAGGTGCTACGCGCGTCCCCGGAggacctcctccgcgccgcccgagccggcgccgccgccgacgacgacgacgatgacccGCTCTCGCCGGAGATGTTCGCGCACGGATCGAACGCCGATGGaaccgcgatggcgtccgccaTCAAGGCCGAGTTGCGAAGCGCGAGGAAGAACATGGCGGAGATACGACGGAGgatcgacgaggagatcgcggtcgcgtcgtcgccgaagagACGAACGAGTGTCGGttcgcgcacagctgtgcgaagggggggcgcggtcggcggcgacgacgaccctttcccggcgacggagactccgccctcgacgccgcccggcACTCCCGGTGACGCCGCTGACCTCTTGAGGCGGATGTTCGGACCGGCGCCTCGCATCTCCGTCGACGGCaaacgcctcgacggcgacgacgacgacgacctcgaggaggccagcgaccccgaggaggaggtcccGATCCGCCGAGGCGTCATCCGCAAGGctgcgctcgcggtgaccgAGCAGGGCGTTAAGCTGCagcacgcgcggcggcgcatcgcCGACCTGGAGAACGCGATGAAGGAGCGCGATGAGTTCGAGGCTAacgcccgcgagcacctcaggtccgcggaggagagcgcTCGCCAACTCCGCACCCTCTCCGAGCGACTGGAgtcggagaagaaggagctcgcgcgatccgaggcgcgacgcgccgagctcgagcgggaCCTGGATACCGTACGCGGGGAGCTCGAGACggagcggggcgcgaggagggacgcggaggctcgagtcgtcgccaacgggtgggacgccgacgacgccaagagGTCGGCGGATCAATCGCGAATGGAAGAGCGtcgctccgccgtcgccttcgccgagctcaccgcgcggctcgaggactcgcgcgccacgctcgcgtccacggaggctgcgctgagggaggcgcggTACGGGTTACAGACGGAGTGcaaccgcgccgcggcgtcggaggctgAGCTGTTTGCGGTTTCCACGGAGCGGGACCAAATTCGGCTCGatttcgacgacgcgagaaAAGAGCTGGAGACGCTCCGGAGAGGTCTGGAAGACGCCTcggaacgcgccgcgacgtttgAGGCGCGGTcggaggcgttcgcgacCGAGGTGGAGTCCCTCAAACgcaggctcgccgcgagtAAGGCGCagacgacgtccgcgctggaactcggcgagagcgcgggcgcggcggtggaccggctcgagctcgagtgCCAAAAGCGCAACGCGGAATGCGCCaggctcgcggaggagaacGAGCGTTTGCGGAAaaacgcggacgaggagatcgagcgTGCACGCAAAAACGcggacgatcgcgccgccgcgttcgaggctggcgaagcgagggcgcgggaccTGGAATCGAAGCtcaggacgacgagcgcggatcTCGACTTCGTCAAGGCGCGactcgagggcgccgagcgagaACGAGATTGCGCCGAGAATCTGTTAAAGGAGAGCGGCGCGGAGACCGAGCGCTTACGGGACCTGAAAgaggcgaccgcgctcgagctcggcaagAACCGCGCGCTCTCCGAGTCTGTCTTTGTGCTCACCGAGaagttggcggcggcggaggcggagctcgacgcgacgagagccgcgagggacgccctcggcgccgaacACGAGTCGGCCAAACTCGCGCTCTCGACCGCtcacgacgccgaggaggcccgCAGACAAcgcgcgcttcgacgcgtcgcgggtcgGTTGATGCACAGGGGTAAGtcgtccgcgttcgcgaggTGGAGAGAGGTCGCGGATGACGCcgagcgggcgcgagcggcgcttCGCAGGGCTCTCGGTAAGTTTGCaaacgcgtcgctcgcgaaaGCGATGGCTCGGTGGCGCGAATGTCTCGACTCCGCGCGGGAgagcgaacgcgccgagagGCTGCTCAAGAGGCACTTCGGCAGGTTCGCGGGCAGGTCCAAGGCGTGCGCTTTCGGCGgatggcgcgacgaggcgaaaAAGGCGCGACGGCTGAAGGTTTTGGGCCAAAAATTGCTCGGCCGATTCGACGCCCGCTTCGTTCGCCGGTTGTTCCAAAACTGGAAGGTTCACCTCGCGCAGGCGTCAAAGAGAAACCGCGTCTTGGGGCGCGTCGTGGACAGGATGCGCGGCAgggtcgtcagcgccgcgttcgacaaATGGCGCGGTTTCAtcgtcgaacgcgagcgaCTCAGGCGAAGGATCGGGAGGGTCCTGGCGAGGTTCGCCGACagggctcgcgcgcgggcttTCGATAAATGGGCatccaccgtcgcggagcgcgccgccgtgcgagCTTCGCTGGCGAGGACGCTGGCGAGGTTCGCCAACCGCGCCGTtgccgcggcgttcgccacGTGGACGGATTCGGTGACCGAGGCGAGACGGCTTCGATCGACGTTGGCTCGAGTCGCTTCGAGGTTTTCCAACCGAACACTGTCCGCAGCGTGGGAGCGGTGGGCAGAGCTCGTGCGGGAGAAGCGCCGGATGGCAAACGCGCTGGACCGCGTCGTTCGCAAGATGCGAAACCgagtcgtcgcgggcgcgttcgcgacgtggatcgacgccgtggcTGAAAGTGAACGGTTAAAGGCTGTCCTTCGAAGAGTCGCGGGTAAGTTTGCCAACCGaaggctcgccgcgtcctggGAGACGTGGGTGGCCACCGTGGCTGAAAGCGAGCGGTTGAGGGCGCTCCTTCGCAAGGTCGCGGGTAAGTTCGCCAACCGaaggctcgccgcgtcctgggagacgtgggcgacggcgtgcgaggcgaggcgggcggaggatgaggagcGAAAGAGGACGGCTTCGAAAGTCGTCGCCAGGCTGGCCAAGAGTTCGCTTCATCGCGCGTTCGGTCGATGGGCCGAGAACGTGCTCgagaagcgcgccgcggcgctcgaggcggaggcggacgaacggaggcgcgcggacgtgctcAACAGGGCGGTGCGCAGGCTGgcgaaccgcgcgctcgcgggagcCTTTGCCAcgtggcgtcgcgccgtggacgactcgcgaagagcgcggcttctcgagctcgaggacgagcgagTTCGGCTCCTCGGGGAACGCGAGGAGGTCGGTTCGGCGGTTTTCGAAAACGGTCGTTTgaccgagcgcgtcgaggcgctcgccgccgaactcGAGTCCGCCAAGGCGCGGatctcgagcgcggaggcgcgggcggaggaggcggcgagagccgcggcgagggaacgcGTTCGAGCCCGGAAGGTATCCGACGATTGCGAATTGATTCGCaaaaacgccgccgctcgcgagtcCGAGCTTCGCATCGagctcgcctcctccggggcTGGCGTTGGCAagaacgcggacgccgcgacggtccgcgagctcaaggcgagGTGCAGGGACCTCAAGGCGGAGAACAAGCGGGCCAAGGATGAGATTGAGCGCGTCACCGCTGAGGCGAAAAAGAGCGTCGACGACTTgaacgcgcggctcgagcgcgccaacGAAGCCGCGACTAAGGCCAAGTCCGCGAGAATCCGCGCGCGAaaggcgggcgaggcgaggacgcaggcggaggaggacctcgccgcggcgaacgcgctgggcgacgcgctctccgcggagCTCCGCGAACGGGAGGAGGAGTTGCGGAGGGCGGAGGCTTCGTTGGCGGCGTCCCGAGAGGAGACGCGaacggtcgcgcgcgcggaacgtgacgccgcctcgctccTTCTCGAAGGCAAGCGCGTGTGGGAATCGCTGGAGCGAGCGCTCCGGGATcagatcgacgccgccgaggcgcggaGGTTGGAAGCGGAGTCGCGTttggcgtcggtggcgtcgacggcggagagACGAGTTCGACTCGCAGAAGAGGAGGCGCACGAGCTCAGGGAACAGGCGCAGACACAGACCCgatccgcgtccgcgggagATGACGGTGAGagggaggacgtcgagagCCTCAGGGCTAAGCTCCAgagggcgctggcggacgccgcggcggcggaagagcgcgcgagcgacgccgaggcggcgacgagatccgccgaggcgaagatcGAGTCGATGCGGTGGCCGAAGAGCctgacgtcgccggggcgggccGATTCGGATCTTTCCGGACGCGAATCGTCGCTCGTGGACAGGGCTGCGGATCAGCGCGTGGCGACGCTTCGCtggtacgccgccgcgctcaactcCCGCCGGGCGTCGGCTGTGaaacgcgtcgcgtcgctcgaggcTGACTTAAAAAAAGAGATGAAACGTTCGGAGGATGCGAAGAGGGCGATGCTCGAAGCAGCCGCCGGGGTCCGTCaacgcgcgatggacgccgaggcggacgccgccgcgagacaCTCGCTCGAAACggacctcgccaagctcaaggcggacctcgccaaggctCGGCGGATGAACGTGGAGGGGCAGATGACGCGGTCCAGCTTGAggatcgagctcgccgaggccaaggcgtctgcggaggcgctggcgaaggcgatggccgacgcggagcttCCGACCGACACCCCCGACGCGCAcagggcgagggaggagacgGTGAAGAGGGCGGCAACAGAGAGGGGGGCGGCATATGAGAGGACGTCGTACCGGTACGCCGCCttcacgccgcccgcgtcgccccagTTCATGTCCCCCACCGTCGTATCCGCGACAAAGACAGTCTCGGGCTTCTACGCCAAGACTCCGTCTCGGGCGTCTTCGGGCGCCGCAATCAATCGGGGGCAACAACCGCGCCagccgagcccgcgccgaggcgatctgcgcgatccccgcgccgcccgcccgatCGACCACCCGCCGGGGGTCGGTCACGCCGCGCACAAACCCCGCACTCAAtcgtccgacgccgcgtttcGGGACATCCTCGTCGGAGCCGCCGATTACTCGACGGACGTTCCCCACGCGTTGCTCCGCGCCCGGCTGCacgccgcgcaccgcgccgcgcacgagcttcgcgcgcgctgcgctgagcacgccgccgccgccgcgagcgccaaggctgaggctgcgaacgcgtccgtcgaggcggcggacgccgctcgcgcggcgacggaagCAACCGCCGCTCTCGCGGAGTCAACGCGACACAAGTCGGCGCTCGAGTCGAGGGTGGAACGCGCGGAaggggcggtggcggcggcggagagcgccgccgtggacgcgcggagcgacgcggcggcgagcgaggcggacgccgcggcggcgcgcgctttgcttcgcgtcgtcgtcgctcgcgaatTCAAAAGATCGAATTCGGattccgtcgccgaggaatCGAACGCCGACGAGTCGAAcgcggtcgcctcgccgAATCCGCCCCaatccgcgccgaggaaggacctcgacgacgaacggcgcccggttgacgaggacgacgacgacttggcgatgatccgcgcgcgactccaagtggcggaggatgccgtcTCCGAGGCGCTCGAATCTCGAGCCTCGTCCGAGCgagcgctcgccgagggcgcgtccgcgctcgcggcggtcatcgccgagcgcaacgccctcgcggcacggtgcgacgcgtgcgtcgcggagctcggcgacgcgagggcgtggacggcgagggcatcCGCGGAGGTTTTCGAGCTGAgactcgacgcggacgcgcagcgacggcgaggggacGAGTGCGAGTCGATCGCAAACagactcgacgccgagctcgaagcGTTGATTAAAACGTCGATTAAAACGTCCCCCCACGGTGCGTCGGACGGGACGTACCGACGCAGGTCCGTGGAgggggtggaggcggcggcgctcggcgcggcgctggcggtgaACCGCGCCAGGCTGGCGCACGCGAGATCGGCGATGAGAGCGTCCGAGGCGGAAAAattggcgctcgccgcgcgcgtgaacgacgccgaggatcgGGCGAaagcggcggtggcggacgcggagagggcgcgggcggcgctgcgggacgcgcgggcgttcgTCGTCTACGCGTCGGGAGGCGAACGGTCCAaagcggacgaggaggaggaggaggaggaggaggaggagggggatTCGATTCGGCGACTCGAGGAATTGGAAGCCGATCGCGCTGCGCTGACGTCtaagctcgtcgacgcgactCGCGAACgctccgcgctcgaggaggttctgaaccgcgagcgcgcgaagtGCGTCGgggagcgggcgcgcgccgacgccgcgtccgccgcgctcgaagccTTCGCCTCGGGTTGGTGGACGAAGCCTTCGCCcgaggagggacgcgggTGGCCGGCCGGTCCGTCGTCCCCAGAGGAGGATTGGAGTTTcttctcgacggcggcggcggcggcggcggaacgcgcgcggtgcttcgcgatcgccgacgccaacgtGGAgcttcacgcgcgcgtcgccgagctcgtcgccctcgcggcggcgaaggcgaacggtcgcgacgatgacgcgaacggtcacgacgacgacgatacGAAAGGTCGCGACGAAGCGGCGGAtcgagccgcgtcggcggcttcgtcgacggcggcgaacctgctgcgcgacctcggcgtcgccgtcgacgccaccgacgcggctgcggccgcgagagacgccgcggcgaccgcggcggcgctcaagtcggagctcgtcgaggtgaCGCGAGCGCTGGAGGGATCGAcgctcgaggccgaggcgctgCGGCGGGAGATGAGCGCCGAGCGGGAACGggagacgcgccgccgatcgcgcgccgaACAAAAGGAGGACACGAAGGGTTCGACCGAGAGGAAGGGCGACCCGAACTTGgttggcgcgcggctcgccgaggcggaagctaggctcgcggcggcgaacgctcGGATCGCGTTTTTGGAATCCGCGCTGGTGCGAAACGGCGCGTCGGCCAAGGACGGCACCCCGCTGGGCACCccgctcggcacccccgcgggcACCCCAACgggcacccccgcgggcACCCCGCCAAAcagcgccgcccgcgccaacACCTCGAACGAGTCCCTCGAAGACCTGAGGGCGAGGCTTCGGTCCGCGactcgtcgcgccgacgccgcggaagccgccgccgccgaagcggaagccgccgccgacgccgcctcacacgccgccgccgacgccgacgccgcgtgcgcggggattcgagacgccgcgaacgccagggctcgcgccgcggaggccagggcggcggacgcggaagagcgcgcggcggcgctcgccgacgcgatcgccggtgtcgaagacgccgccgccgaatcggtcgagcttcgcgcggagctcgtcaaGGCGCGAACCGATCTCGAACGGTGTCGCGGGGAGACGGCGGTGGGAAggttcgaggcggcgagggagacggtTCAaaagctcgccgccggcgacgtcgacggcgcgattgCCAaagcggaggcggcgatggacgcgtcgagggacgccgcgagggtttGGTCTGAGCGGGTAGCGTCGGGGGGGCACTCGCCGGAGACGCTGGgggaacgcgcgagggagctgctggacgcgggcggggtcgcgggTCGGGCTCGGGAGATCAtggcggacgccctcgcgcaggaGATGGCCGGGcactga
- a CDS encoding predicted protein, with protein MQAGVMHPSASTQDLIRATRPKFPEGLKVLVVVRDEARHAPIKKLLQEIGYKVTCANTLDKGLAVLESAQGNSDVNAHFDVALVEEEQVAPIMRDAMHPGTASATTASSPLFGRFTTMAKDVAIVLMHEDEDVASKTYMIEAIKVGVVDVVKYPLVKQSMRTLWQHAVRKIIRQQATPADVVATAGGGGASGGGAGKKRSSEDRGRRAPGGLSVGPDGQRRSDSGDSSASEERALKRQSNSPTTVLEDESNPGGDKAIKAGTAGGATQGGNNSNAKKPTSAGGAKAKPQARSTQQWKAAEQRGRRLAIKPHTAMVQGQQGAQMGGRVAYWNPGSQMMQGTTQTMTVNGQQVQVWVPMQAGSYPTPAGQQQQPGAGGTQPAGVSGAQSAGASAGAGSASAAAGTSSAGTQLASDGTQAAGAQPGQSPQQQFGPSSYQGGVPVGPNGQPLPMMYPQGMVLVRQANGQMVYMQATPQMMQQHQMQQQGQYMQFAPGPYTHGASGDSTMVGSADDKAPAGSLAGPDLNLGDVGLKGQPLPLGLNLRRTNSLENMMGGGLLPNQIDANVFNDAEPMEDDALDMLLRDGGGNLFDNMDDSMLAEAAANSAGEFFGMVNA; from the exons ATGCAGGCCGGCGTGATGCatccgagcgcgtcgacccaGGATCTCATCCGGGCGACCCGACCAAAGTTTCCGGAAGGCCTCAAG GTTCTGGTCGTCGTGAGAGATGAAGCGAGACACGCGCCGATTAAAAAGCTGCTCCAGGAGATCGGGTACAAAG TGACGTGCGCGAACACCCTGGACAAGggcctcgccgtcctcgaatCCGCGCAGGGCAACTCGGACGTCAACGCCCACTTCGacgtggcgctcgtcgaaGAGGAACAGGTTGCGCCCATCATGCGCGACGCCATGCACCCCGgcacggcgtccgcgacgacggcgtcgtcgccgctcttCGGCCGGTTCACGACGATGGCGAAGGATGTTGCGATCGTGCTGATgcacgaggacgaggacgtcgcctcCAAGACGTACATGATCGAGGCGATCAAGGTtggcgtcgtggacgtcgtcaAGTATCCGCTCGTCAAGCAGAGCATGCGGACGCTCTGGCAGCACGCGGTGCGGAAGATCATCCGGCAGCAGGCCACcccggcggacgtcgtcgccaccgcgggcggcggcggcgcttccggcggcggcgcgggaaaGAAGCGCTCGTCGGAGGATCGCGGTCGGCGGGCGCCCGGCGGTTTGAGCGTCGGCCCGGATGGTCAGCGGCGGTCGGATAGCGGggactcgtccgcgtcggaggagcgcgcgctgaaGCGGCAGAGCAACTCGCCCACGACGGTGCTCGAGGATGAGTccaaccccggcggcgacaaggCGATCAAGGCGGGaaccgcgggtggcgcgacGCAAGGCGGTAATAATTCCAACGCGAAGAAGCCGAcgtccgccggcggcgccaaggccaagCCGCAGGCTCGATCGACGCAGCAGTGGAAGGCtgccgagcagcgcggccGGAGGCTGGCGATCAAGCCCCACACCGCCATGGTTCAGGGGCAGCAGGGCGCGCAGATGGGCGGTCGGGTGGCGTACTGGAATCCGGGTTCGCAGATGATGCAGGGAACCACGCAGACGATGACGGTCAACGGACAGCAGGTTCAGGTTTGGGTGCCGATGCAGGCGGGGTCGTACCCGACCCCCGCCgggcagcagcagcagccgggggcgggcggcacGCAGCCGGCGGGGGTGAGCGGGGCGCAATCCGCGGGCGCATCCGCCGGGGCTGGATCAGCCtctgccgcggcggggacctCATCAGCggggacacagctggcgagcGACGGCACGCAAGCCGCGGGCGCTCAGCCGGGACAGAGCCCGCAGCAGCAGTTCGGTCCGTCGTCGTATCAGGGGGGCGTCCCGGTGGGACCCAACGGTCAGCCGCTGCCGATGATGTACCCGCAGGGGATGGTCTTGGTGCGACAGGCGAACGGCCAGATGGTGTACATGCAGGCGACGCCGCAGATGATGCAGCAGCATCAGATGCAGCAGCAGGGTCAGTACATGCAGTTCGCGCCCGGCCCGTACACCCACGGCGCCTCCGGCGACTCCACCATGGTGGGATCCGCGGATGACAAGGCCCCCGCGGGCTCGCTCGCCGGACCGGACCTtaacctcggcgacgtgggccTCAAGGGCCAGCCTTTGCCCCTCGGCCTCAACCTCCGAAGGACCAACTCGCTGGAGAACATGATGGGCGGCGGGTTATTGCCCAATCAGATCGACGCCAACGTGTtcaacgacgccgagcccatggaggacgacgcgctcgataTGTTGCTCAGGGACGGAGGCGGTAACCTGTTCGATAACATGGACGACTCcatgctcgcggaggcggctgcAAACTCGGCGGGTGAGTTTTTCGGCATGGTCAACGCGTGA
- a CDS encoding predicted protein, translating to MASRLVVSGIAMPRTAAAARPVHRAASPSPSKASRATIGIGRPVKRNRSQPSTAASAVEQASGASTSSPVDCLPALPDDSLPDAVVQFLRREGRHAVFSATKVGVVEVNEVEGGRSLREYMSLPASQYSTLDGERVERVGDDTFVCTLGAFDFLGFRLQPVLTARVDVRPDGQGCVIRVVSAEIHGSGVVESVNGMFEIDSVNRVGWNERCNPGTGQCEIASETKVTVYLLVPKWFPFTVKATERTGNFVVSQVVNQVVPRFLSQLVTDYEAWAAGDESREAKGADLFAVDLETK from the exons ATGGCATCCCGTCTCGTCGTGTCCGGCATCGCGATGCcccgcaccgcggcggcggcgcgcccggtgcatcgcgccgcgtcgccctcgccctcgaaggcgtcgcgcgcgacgatcgggaTCGGCCGTCCCGTCAAACGCAACCGATCGCAACCatcgaccgccgcgtccgccgtggAGCaggcgtccggcgcgtccacgtcgtccccCGTCGACTGCCTTCCGGCGCTCCCGGACGACTCCTtacccgacgccgtcgtccagttcctccgccgcgaggggagGCACGCCGTCTTCTCAGCCACGAaagtcggcgtcgtcgaggtgaaCGAGGTGGAGGGGGGCCGATCGCTTCGCGAGTACATGTCTCTGCCGGCGTCGCAGTACAGCACCTTGGACGGCGAACGGGTGGAgcgcgtgggcgacgacACGTTCGTGTGCACGCTCGGTGCCTTCGACTTCTTAGGGTTCCGGCTGCAACCCGTGCTGACCGCGAGGGTCGACGTCAGGCCCGACGG GCAAGGGTGCGTGATTCGCGTCGTGAGCGCCGAGATCCACGGcagcggcgtcgtggagagCGTAAACGGGATGTTCGAGATCGACTCCGTCAACAGAGTGGGCTGGAACGAGCGGTGCAATCCGGGCACCGGCCAGTGCGAGATCGCGTCGGAGACCAAGGTGACCGTCTATCTCCTCGTGCCAAAGTGGTTTCCGTTCACGGTCAAGGCGACGGAGCGGACGGGCAACTTTGTGGTTTCGCAGGTTGTGAACCAGGTGGTGCCTCGGTTCCTCTCGCAGCTCGTGACGGACTACGAGGCTTgggccgccggcgacgagagcAGGGAGGCTAAGGGCGCGGACCTGTtcgccgtcgacctcgaGACGAAGTGA